CCTTGCGGCTCTTCTATGGTGCCGATAAAGGCGCTGAGCCACGGATCGTCGGCAGCCAACACGAACGGTTCGTGCTCGATCGCGACCCCATCCATAGAGTGAAGGATGCCATACGGATTAGGCGTAGCGCCGTAGCTGCCCCCTGGGTTTCCGGTGCGGTCGGACGCGGGCGAACAGTTGGCCGGCGAGATTACCTGAGAGTCAGATCGGGCGTGCGCACCGGCAGGAGATCAGTCAGGTCGACGCCGAGCACCTGGGCCACGGCGAGCAACGTCTTGACTGTCGGGTTCGCGGGAGTGCCGGGCCGCGATTCGCCCTTCTCGAGCTTCTGATACGTATACCGGCTC
This sequence is a window from Nitrospira sp.. Protein-coding genes within it:
- a CDS encoding helix-turn-helix transcriptional regulator translates to MPTRPSSAEAWDRYARELGQNIQRERARVGYSQDRVAYESGLSRYTYQKLEKGESRPGTPANPTVKTLLAVAQVLGVDLTDLLPVRTPDLTLR